ATGTAGTCCAGCCTGGTGGTGAGGCCCTTGAGGTCGCCGCCCTGGTAGAAGCCCTTGTCGGTGGGGTCGTAGCCGGTGGCGAGGCGTGAACCGGTGAGTCCGCCACGGTCGTTGGCGGTGCTGCCGTTGGCGAAACGGTCCGGGAGGACGAAGTAGAACTGCTCGCGGGTGGCGTCGTGCCGGGCCGGTTCGGCGGCGAGCTTCCTGTCGGACGGCGGTGGAGGCGGGGGTGGGGCGCCCGCCCCGACGGCCGGCGGCTGGACGAGCGCTGCGGCCAACGCGGTCACGGTGACCGCAGCGACCCGGCCTGCACGGGTAATACGGGTGGTGCGGGCAGTACGACGCCTCGGCGGCGCCGACCATCTCGGTATCACGGACGTGGACTCCTTGCGATCGCGGCTCTTGCGGGTCCGACCCCGCGCGACCGTATCGCCGAGGAAACGCTTACAGCAAGAGTCCTGAAACCACTGGAAAGAACTTTCAGCAGCTCGACTTGCCCGCGTAGATCGCCAGGGCCGTGTTCGCGCCCAGCGTCGCGGTGAACTGACCGCTCGAATTCACGGTCACCGACGTGTTGCTCTGCACGTTGCAGTACGTCCCGGCGGCCAGCGAGGTCTGGTAGGTCCGGCTCAGACCGCTCGACTCGTGGTTGATGGCGACGAAGCCCTTGGCACCCCGTCCGAAGGCGATGGCGTCGCCCCCGTTGTCCCACCAGTTGCTGACGGACTCGCCGCGTACGGCGTTACGGAAGGCGACCATGCGCAGGATCTCCGGCCAGGCGTGCTGGCACTTCCAGCCGTTCTGCCAACAGTCGTTGACCGTACCGCCGTTGGGCGGCCCGGCGTCCGTGTCGGAGAACTCGTAGCCCGAGTTGATGTCCGGGGCGCCGTACGGGTACGCGAGCATGAAGACGTTGGCGAGCGTGTAGTTGGCGTTGTCCCTGTAGCTGAGGGTGGAGCCGTTGCGCTCGGTGTCGTGGTTGTCGACGAAGACACCGGAGACCGAGTTGCTCATGTACCCCCAGCCCTCGCCGTAGTTCTTCAGGTAGGCGAGGTTCTCGTTGTTGAAGACGCGCTTGAGGTCGAAGGCGTAACGGAACTCCTGGACATCGCCGTTGCCCGTGTACTCGGTGGGCTGGACTGCCTCGCCGCTGCCGTAGATGGCCTCCTGCTTCCAGTACACCGTCGGGTTGCTCAGCCGGGACTTGATGTTGGCGAGGTCGGCGGCGGCCATGTGCTTCGCCGCGTCGATCCGGAAGCCGTCGACGCCGTAGCCGAGGAGCGTGTTCATATACCCGGCGATGGCGGAACGGACGTAGTCCTCACCCGTGTCCAGGTCGGCGAGGCCGACGAGTTCGCAGTGCTGGACGTTCGAGCGGTCCTGGTAGTTGTTGATCGTCGAGGTGCAGTCGTCGAAGTCGGACGAGGAGTACAGACCGGGGTAGTTGTACTTGCTGTACGACGAACCGCCGGTGCCGGTGCCGCTGCCCGCCGACATGTGGTTGACGACGGTGTCGACGACGACCTTGACGCCGGCGGCGTGACACGTGTCGACCATGCTCTTGAACCCGGTGGCGTCGCCGAGGCGGCCGGCGATCCGGTAGCTGACGGGCTGGTACGAGGTCCACCACTGCGAGCCCTGTATGTGCTCGGCGGGCGGGGAGACCTGTACGAAGCCGTAGCCGGCGGGGCCGAGGGTGCGGGTGCACTCCTTGGCGACCGAGGCGAAGTTCCACTCGAAGAGGACGGCGGTGACGTCCTTGGTGCCGGGCGGGGAGGCAACGGCGGCGCCCGGCAGGACGGCGAGCGCGATCGACGCGCCCGCGACGAGGGCAAGCGTGCTGGAGAGGGTTCTGCTGGCCATGTGGGGTCCTTCTCCGTTGAAGGTCCAGGCAAGATTCCTTGCGGATTCTTGCAGCAACATGACTGAAAACTTTCAGTCGACCAGAAGGTACGAGTCCACTTGTCAGACGGTCAACCCTTGAGGCACACCCTCTGCACGCGCACGAGATCTCTTCACACAGTGGGGTGTCGAGCCCCGAGGGCGGGGATCCCGGATGCACGGATACACCGATACCGGGGCGCCGTTGACGAGTGGCGAACCAGGTGACGCCGTTCCCGCTGGATCGCCCTCGACGCGGCCGGGCCGACGCCCACCCCGATCCGATGCGGCCGTTTCGGCAGTGAGGCCGGCCCCGAAGCCAGGGGCTGCAGGGCCGGCCTCTGCCTCAGCGCGTCATTGGACGCGGGACGCACGAGGCAGACGCGACGCCGAGGCGAGGAAGAAGATGCCTCCGAGCACCGCGTACCCGGCGAGAGGGACCAGGGAGGGGCTGTCCTGCGCGGCGGCTCGAACGAAGTTCGCGCCGGCGAGCACGGAGATGCCACCACTGATGATCATCGCCCACTGGCCGCCCATCGGCCGGCGGGCAATGCCTACGACCAGCTGGACCAGCCCGGAGAGGACCGCCCACGCGCCCCAGACTCGCAGTACCGCGGCGATACCCGAGCCGCCGGCGACCGCCACGCCGACGGCGGCGACCGAGCTGACGGCGATGTTGGTGTAGAGGCCCTTGAGTGGGCCACGAGTGTGGGCCGACCTGGCGTCGACGACGGCTGCGGCCACGTCGAAGACCGGATACAGGAACAGCAGCGCCTTGACGCCGAAGGTGAGGTCCGGGCCGGACAGCACCAGGAGGGTTGCCCAAACGGCGGCGAACACGAATCGGGTGACATACAGCCGACGCAGGACGGGCGGAGCGCCCGTGTGCGCGGCGGAGGCGACGGCGGCCATGAGTTCTCCTGTGAACACTGGAAGATAGAACGGTCTTTCTTGTTTCAGGCTTGCACATGACTCGCCAGCAAGCAAGAGAGAGCGTTCTACCTGCTACCGTGGTCGGCATGAAGACGACGCAAGGTGGTGCAAGCTCCGGGAGGAAGGTGTCCGAGGCTCGACAGCGCCTCCTGAGGACGGCTGGGCAGCTGTTCTACGCGGAAGGCATCCATCAAGTGGGTGTCGACCGTCTGGTCGCCGAATCGAAGATCACCAACGCCACCTTCTACCGGCACTTTCGCAGCAAGGAGGAGCTTGCGGTCGCCTACATCACCGGCGTCGACGAGGCGATCCGAGCCCAGATCGATGCCCTCGCGGCTGCGGAGCTGTCGGCCGTCGAGATTCTGGGCGGCATCGGCGTGTCGCTGGTCGACCAGATGCGTTCGCCCGGCTACCGAGGCTGCGCCTTCGTCAACGCCGCAGCCGAGTTCCCCGATCCGGACCACCCGGTACACCGCGCCGTCGTGCGACACCGCAGGTGGTACCTGGAGACGGTCACCTCGCTGTTCGCCGCCATCACGACCGCCGAGGCAGAGCATGCCGGCCGTCACTTCGTCATGATCCGCGACGGCGCGATGAGCGCCGGCTACCTCGAAGACCCCCTCTCGGCCGGCGAGACACTGCTGCGCGGCATCGAGGGGCTCCTGCGAATCCACGCCGCCCGCGGACAGGACGAACCCACCCCGCCCGTTTCCCGCACTCCCCTGCAGGCCACAGGCCTTCCCGGCGTCGAATGCGGTCCGCCCGGCGCTGCGGTCGGCAATGGCCTGATGCCGACGTAGCCGGCGGAAGGGCCACAGTCGCGGCTGTCCGGGGCCGCGTCGCGACCCACGGCTCGGCTGCCGAAACCGCCCCCCGGCATCGTGCCGGGGGGCGGTTCGCGGGCAGGGGCGTCCCTGGGTGGGTCAGTTCACGCCGATGGCGTCCAGCATCGCTGCTTCGATGTGGTCGGCTGCGTTGCGGTGGCCGAGGGCGTTGGGGTGGACGAGGGACATCTGGGCTGGGGGACTGATGATGCCTTCCACCCATTTGCCGCTGTCACAGACGCTGTGATTGTGGGAGGAGGCGTAGAGGTTGACGAAGCGAGCGGCGTCGAGCGCGCCGGCCGACTTCTCGATGACCTGGTTGAGGGGTTCCAGGACGTCGGTGCGCAGCCAGTCCAGGTCGCCCTGGGTGATGGAGGCGAACTGTTCCAGGTCGTTGTACCGGCACTTGGAGGTGTCCTTGGGGAT
This genomic interval from Streptomyces sp. B21-083 contains the following:
- a CDS encoding alpha-amylase, whose product is MASRTLSSTLALVAGASIALAVLPGAAVASPPGTKDVTAVLFEWNFASVAKECTRTLGPAGYGFVQVSPPAEHIQGSQWWTSYQPVSYRIAGRLGDATGFKSMVDTCHAAGVKVVVDTVVNHMSAGSGTGTGGSSYSKYNYPGLYSSSDFDDCTSTINNYQDRSNVQHCELVGLADLDTGEDYVRSAIAGYMNTLLGYGVDGFRIDAAKHMAAADLANIKSRLSNPTVYWKQEAIYGSGEAVQPTEYTGNGDVQEFRYAFDLKRVFNNENLAYLKNYGEGWGYMSNSVSGVFVDNHDTERNGSTLSYRDNANYTLANVFMLAYPYGAPDINSGYEFSDTDAGPPNGGTVNDCWQNGWKCQHAWPEILRMVAFRNAVRGESVSNWWDNGGDAIAFGRGAKGFVAINHESSGLSRTYQTSLAAGTYCNVQSNTSVTVNSSGQFTATLGANTALAIYAGKSSC
- a CDS encoding TetR/AcrR family transcriptional regulator, which translates into the protein MKTTQGGASSGRKVSEARQRLLRTAGQLFYAEGIHQVGVDRLVAESKITNATFYRHFRSKEELAVAYITGVDEAIRAQIDALAAAELSAVEILGGIGVSLVDQMRSPGYRGCAFVNAAAEFPDPDHPVHRAVVRHRRWYLETVTSLFAAITTAEAEHAGRHFVMIRDGAMSAGYLEDPLSAGETLLRGIEGLLRIHAARGQDEPTPPVSRTPLQATGLPGVECGPPGAAVGNGLMPT